A stretch of Rhodoferax potami DNA encodes these proteins:
- a CDS encoding DUF3455 domain-containing protein, translating to MQTRTALSLIALAALTACATQPMRAPFNQADLPAAVQVPAGNKVALEHAAAGDVNYQCRAKKDMAGQFEWVFVGPDAGLKDRNGNIVGKYYGPPATWEANDGSKVTATQVAVSTNGTANLPLQLTKANPATGMGMMQGVTFIQRVATVGGAAPSAACTKANEGANQLVRYTADYIYYKAM from the coding sequence ATGCAAACACGTACCGCTCTCTCCCTGATTGCCTTGGCTGCACTCACCGCTTGCGCCACCCAGCCGATGCGCGCACCTTTTAACCAGGCAGACCTGCCCGCCGCGGTGCAAGTGCCCGCCGGCAACAAAGTGGCCCTGGAGCACGCTGCCGCTGGCGATGTGAATTACCAGTGCCGTGCCAAAAAAGACATGGCTGGCCAGTTTGAGTGGGTGTTTGTGGGGCCTGATGCCGGTCTGAAAGATCGCAACGGCAACATCGTCGGCAAATACTACGGCCCACCCGCCACCTGGGAAGCCAACGACGGCTCCAAAGTGACAGCTACCCAAGTAGCCGTGTCCACGAATGGCACCGCCAACCTGCCATTGCAACTGACCAAGGCCAACCCAGCCACCGGCATGGGAATGATGCAAGGCGTGACCTTTATCCAGCGCGTGGCGACCGTGGGCGGCGCCGCTCCAAGCGCTGCATGCACCAAGGCCAACGAAGGTGCCAACCAGTTGGTGCGCTACACCGCTGACTACATCTACTACAAGGCAATGTAA
- a CDS encoding ferritin-like domain-containing protein → MTSIIQTVNATSIASRRGFLGRTGTLSAVAVAMLAGKESMAQGMGGDTSKDVSILNVALGLEHEAINAYQLGAGSGLLQKPVLDVAVRFQADHKAHRDALIATIQKLGGTPVMEKKLDEYAKALKADTLRNQGDVLDLAARLELGAINAYLGVIPAFGNKDLAKVAGRLAADETMHYILLNNAMGRPLPAGALSFGA, encoded by the coding sequence ATGACTTCCATTATTCAAACTGTGAACGCGACTTCTATTGCATCCCGCCGTGGCTTCCTGGGCCGCACCGGCACCCTGTCCGCAGTAGCGGTGGCTATGTTGGCTGGCAAAGAATCTATGGCTCAAGGTATGGGCGGCGACACCTCCAAGGACGTGAGCATCCTGAACGTGGCACTGGGTCTGGAGCACGAAGCCATCAACGCCTACCAACTGGGCGCTGGCAGCGGCTTGCTGCAGAAGCCGGTGTTGGACGTGGCAGTGCGTTTCCAAGCGGACCACAAAGCCCACCGTGACGCACTGATTGCCACCATCCAAAAGCTGGGTGGCACACCGGTGATGGAAAAGAAGCTCGACGAATACGCCAAAGCCCTGAAGGCAGACACCCTGCGCAACCAAGGCGACGTGCTCGACCTGGCAGCCCGCTTGGAGCTGGGCGCGATCAACGCTTACCTGGGCGTGATCCCTGCGTTTGGCAACAAGGATCTGGCCAAAGTGGCAGGCCGCTTGGCTGCTGACGAGACCATGCACTACATCTTGCTGAACAACGCCATGGGCCGTCCGCTGCCTGCCGGTGCTTTGTCCTTCGGTGCCTAA
- a CDS encoding sensor histidine kinase, with translation MRLPTSLLKPNVTLTSSELSILFSRLLRTTTAASVLYLLVSPLLGSNINTLIAPALISIAGLVCIGLQSRGRFKTAIAMYAWMLWSVVALQSAIRGGALNPILNVDLIVILVAGWLLGMRHALQLAIATVLWLIALPVLQEAGWIHPEPVTNPWGILLAQVVILTGGFLSFRLVLGAYQEHVQNVQTLNASLAEKLGDLSRQEAALRESEQRVNQILQASPLPMLVSEFEQGTCLEINPAWERSFERARKDVIGRTAVELGMWRDESLRRVFKQQFADKGRVEGFEVRHDLPGGGVRTLLLSSERFSYGGQSCVLTISVDVTERKRLEQALMDLNANLEQRVSERTRALDEANQHQTQTMANLQRAQDELISIEKLASLGSLVAGVAHELNTPIGNALITISALQEKSERASREVMAGSLKKSAFQEFMHSLVEGTTLSRRSLERAVNLIGSFKQVAVDQESERRRTFDVRETVHEVVDMLRPSMKFQRHQLSVEIPEGLLVESFPGPLGQVVMNLVSNAMVHGLADRADGAVQVSAASAPDDKFFVLTVQDNGCGIAPENLARVFDPFFTTRLGQGGSGLGLSVSHRIVTRILGGRIKVSSVLGEGCVFEMTLPKVAPQVVN, from the coding sequence ATGCGTTTACCCACCTCACTTCTCAAGCCGAATGTGACGCTGACCAGCAGCGAGCTGAGCATTTTGTTCAGCCGGCTCTTGCGCACGACGACGGCTGCCAGCGTCTTGTACCTGCTGGTGAGCCCCTTGCTCGGCAGCAACATCAACACACTGATTGCGCCAGCGCTCATTTCTATCGCCGGTCTGGTGTGCATCGGTTTGCAGTCCCGGGGCCGGTTCAAGACAGCCATCGCCATGTATGCGTGGATGCTCTGGAGCGTGGTGGCCCTGCAGTCCGCGATTCGTGGCGGGGCACTTAACCCGATACTCAATGTTGATTTGATCGTGATCTTGGTAGCCGGCTGGCTGCTTGGCATGCGCCACGCGCTGCAGTTAGCCATAGCTACGGTGCTGTGGCTCATTGCGCTGCCGGTGCTGCAAGAGGCCGGTTGGATTCACCCGGAGCCCGTGACCAACCCATGGGGCATTTTGTTGGCGCAGGTGGTCATATTGACGGGCGGTTTTTTGTCATTCCGGTTGGTGTTGGGCGCATACCAAGAGCATGTTCAGAATGTGCAGACGCTCAATGCATCACTCGCGGAAAAGTTGGGCGACTTGTCCCGCCAGGAGGCTGCGCTGCGCGAGAGCGAGCAGCGGGTCAACCAAATTTTGCAAGCCAGTCCGCTGCCCATGTTGGTGAGCGAGTTTGAGCAAGGCACCTGCCTCGAGATCAACCCCGCGTGGGAGCGCTCGTTCGAGCGGGCCCGCAAGGATGTGATTGGTCGCACCGCCGTAGAGCTCGGGATGTGGCGTGACGAGTCTTTGCGGCGCGTGTTCAAACAACAGTTTGCCGACAAGGGCCGGGTGGAGGGGTTCGAGGTTCGCCACGACTTGCCCGGTGGTGGGGTACGGACCTTACTGCTTTCGTCCGAGCGTTTTTCGTACGGTGGGCAGTCTTGTGTGCTCACCATTTCTGTAGACGTTACCGAACGCAAGCGGCTCGAGCAAGCGCTCATGGACCTGAATGCCAACCTCGAGCAACGTGTGTCAGAGCGCACCCGTGCCCTGGACGAGGCGAATCAACATCAAACCCAGACCATGGCGAATTTGCAACGCGCGCAAGACGAGCTCATCAGCATCGAGAAGTTGGCTTCTCTGGGGAGTTTGGTGGCCGGCGTTGCGCATGAACTCAACACACCCATCGGTAACGCGCTGATCACCATCAGTGCGTTGCAAGAAAAGAGTGAGCGCGCCAGCCGGGAGGTGATGGCCGGCAGTTTGAAAAAGTCCGCGTTTCAAGAGTTCATGCACAGTTTGGTGGAGGGCACCACACTCTCGCGCCGCTCTTTGGAGCGCGCGGTGAATCTCATTGGCAGCTTCAAGCAAGTCGCGGTGGACCAGGAGTCCGAGCGCCGGCGCACCTTCGATGTCCGCGAGACGGTGCACGAGGTGGTAGACATGCTCAGACCCAGTATGAAATTTCAGCGGCATCAGCTTTCCGTGGAGATACCCGAAGGTTTGCTCGTGGAGAGCTTCCCCGGCCCCCTGGGGCAAGTTGTCATGAATCTGGTCAGCAATGCCATGGTCCACGGTCTGGCAGATCGGGCGGATGGTGCAGTGCAGGTGAGTGCCGCAAGCGCGCCAGACGACAAGTTTTTTGTGTTAACGGTGCAAGACAACGGGTGCGGCATAGCGCCAGAGAATTTAGCCCGCGTGTTTGATCCGTTTTTCACCACACGCTTGGGGCAGGGCGGATCAGGCCTGGGCTTATCGGTCAGCCACCGCATCGTGACCCGCATTTTGGGTGGCCGCATCAAAGTGAGCTCGGTGCTGGGGGAAGGATGTGTCTTCGAAATGACCCTGCCCAAGGTGGCGCCGCAGGTGGTGAATTAA
- a CDS encoding c-type cytochrome, with protein MKARTLSMWCALAWAFAGPALAQAQAMVPSVSRGQQLVESRCFGCHSVDSNRIGPALGGVVGRKAGKAEGHDYSKALAAATHTWTVAGLKAWLTDPEKVVPGQEMNYRLDLAQDREDVVAYLATLSKPARP; from the coding sequence ATGAAAGCGCGCACCCTTTCGATGTGGTGCGCCTTGGCGTGGGCCTTTGCTGGGCCTGCGCTGGCGCAGGCACAAGCAATGGTCCCGTCGGTAAGCCGTGGGCAACAGCTGGTTGAAAGCCGTTGCTTCGGTTGCCATAGTGTGGATTCCAACCGCATTGGTCCCGCATTGGGTGGCGTGGTGGGCCGTAAAGCCGGTAAGGCCGAAGGCCACGACTATTCAAAAGCCCTTGCGGCAGCCACCCATACCTGGACGGTTGCGGGCCTCAAAGCATGGTTAACCGACCCCGAAAAGGTCGTTCCCGGTCAAGAGATGAACTATCGCTTAGACCTTGCGCAGGACAGGGAGGATGTGGTCGCCTACCTCGCCACATTGTCCAAACCCGCCCGTCCCTGA
- a CDS encoding RNA polymerase sigma factor produces the protein MNADNHDTMLIGLLERIAQQDAQALKALYDECAGKLYGLALRVVTQREFAEDVLQEAFLNIWKSAPGYSATLSPPMAWMGLIVRSRALDFLRRRAAERSHLTQEIDDVLADTLDGEGPTPMDTALASEQAWALNQCLSRLENKQREVVNLAYIRDMSHSELATQLQLPLGTVKTWIRRGLDQLRACMARFA, from the coding sequence ATGAATGCTGACAACCACGACACCATGCTCATCGGTCTGCTGGAACGCATTGCCCAGCAGGACGCCCAAGCCCTCAAGGCCCTGTATGACGAATGCGCCGGCAAGCTCTACGGCTTGGCACTGCGCGTGGTCACCCAGCGCGAATTCGCCGAAGACGTGCTGCAGGAGGCTTTCTTGAACATCTGGAAATCTGCCCCCGGGTATTCAGCCACCCTGAGCCCGCCCATGGCCTGGATGGGGCTGATCGTCCGCAGCCGTGCGCTGGACTTTTTGCGCCGGCGCGCTGCGGAGCGCTCTCACCTCACCCAGGAAATTGACGATGTGCTGGCCGACACCCTCGACGGTGAAGGCCCCACGCCCATGGACACCGCACTCGCCAGCGAGCAGGCGTGGGCATTGAATCAGTGCCTGAGTCGCCTTGAAAACAAGCAACGGGAAGTGGTCAACCTCGCCTACATCCGCGACATGAGCCACTCCGAGCTTGCCACCCAGCTGCAGTTGCCGCTGGGAACCGTTAAAACATGGATACGCCGCGGGCTCGACCAGCTCCGCGCGTGCATGGCCCGTTTTGCCTGA
- a CDS encoding DNA-3-methyladenine glycosylase I, which produces MLNDTAAPNGLFTDDGHTARCVWCRSTAEYQRYHDQEWGFPVHSDTRLFEKICLEGFQAGLSWLTILNKRESFRAAFAGFDMDKVALFDEADEKRLLLDAGIVRHRGKIASTINNAKKAQELRAEFGSLAAYFWGFEPVSGSRPATITHQTLSGVTTSPESIALSKDLRKRGWSFVGPTTMYAFMQAMGLVNDHLEGCHARERALQARAAFVPPRKA; this is translated from the coding sequence ATGCTCAACGACACTGCCGCGCCCAACGGGCTTTTTACCGACGATGGCCACACCGCACGTTGCGTCTGGTGCCGCAGCACGGCTGAATACCAGCGCTATCACGACCAGGAGTGGGGTTTTCCGGTGCACAGCGACACGCGCTTGTTCGAGAAGATTTGCCTCGAGGGCTTTCAGGCGGGCTTGAGCTGGCTCACCATACTGAACAAGCGCGAGTCCTTCCGCGCCGCCTTTGCAGGTTTTGACATGGACAAAGTCGCCCTGTTTGATGAAGCGGATGAGAAGCGCCTGCTGCTGGACGCCGGCATCGTGCGCCATCGCGGCAAGATTGCTTCCACCATCAACAACGCCAAAAAGGCTCAGGAGCTGCGAGCAGAGTTCGGCAGTCTGGCGGCCTACTTCTGGGGCTTTGAGCCTGTCAGCGGCAGCCGCCCGGCCACCATTACCCACCAAACGCTCAGCGGAGTGACCACCTCGCCGGAATCAATCGCACTGTCCAAAGACTTGCGCAAGCGCGGCTGGAGCTTTGTGGGCCCCACCACCATGTATGCCTTCATGCAGGCCATGGGGCTAGTGAACGACCACCTGGAAGGCTGCCACGCCCGCGAGCGAGCCCTGCAAGCCAGAGCGGCCTTTGTGCCGCCCCGCAAGGCTTAG